A stretch of the Papaver somniferum cultivar HN1 unplaced genomic scaffold, ASM357369v1 unplaced-scaffold_94, whole genome shotgun sequence genome encodes the following:
- the LOC113346147 gene encoding RNA polymerase II C-terminal domain phosphatase-like 4 isoform X2 encodes MIVMGYKKRNHRKRRSLLRREKLCLVLDLDHTLLHSVKISDVSLDEQDYLNSKSGLITCMKTVGRHSLYNHNGRYTRLRPYVRDFLEQVCQKFELYVYTKGERWYAKEVVRLIDPKSVYFKNKVISKDDSTVRNRKNLDVVLGANATNTVIIDDTESVWKEHKDNIIRINKFNYFSSRNGGGYRLNMDNDELDEDDGALKRILEVLQRVHDKFFEEFPAKNDVRPVLKADIIIWTSLLLGSGELLQ; translated from the exons ATGATCGTAATGGGATACAAGAAGAGAAATCACCGAAAAAG GAGAAGTTTGTTGCGTCGGGAAAAACTTTGTTTAGTTCTTGATTTAGATCATACATTACTTCACTCGGTTAAGATTTCGGATGTGTCGTTGGATGAACAGGACTATCTCAATAGTAAATCAGGGTTAATTACATGCATGAAGACTGTTGGGAGACATAGCTTATACAACCACAACGGAAGGTATACAAGGTTAAGGCCTTATGTGCGAGATTTTCTTGAACAAGTATGCCAGAAATTCGAGCTTTACGTTTATACCAAGGGAGAACGGTGGTACGCTAAAGAGGTGGTTAGATTGATTGATCCTAAAAGTGTTTATTTTAAGAACAAAGTGATTTCGAAAGATGATTCTACTGTCAGAAATCGAAAAAATCTAGACGTGGTTTTGGGAGCAAATGCAACTAACACGGTAATTATCGACGATACGGAGTCAGTCTGGAAAGAGCACAAAGATAACATAATTCGCATCaacaaatttaattatttttcatcaagaAACGGCGGTGGATATCGGTTAAACATGGATAATGATGAGTTGGATGAAGACGACGGTGCCCTCAAAAGAATCTTAGAAGTTCTGCAGCGTGTTCATGATAAGTTCTTTGAAGAGTTCCCAGCCAAGAATGATGTTAGACCAGTGTTGAAAGCG GATATTATCATATGGACTTCTTTGCTTCTGGGTTCTGGGGAGCTGCTACAATAG
- the LOC113346147 gene encoding RNA polymerase II C-terminal domain phosphatase-like 4 isoform X1 translates to MAPIKLVIKLNGRPICKRKLEIEDHNGLQEEKSSKKVRLLDSGNKVYVIKMNGRPICKRKLEIDDRNGIQEEKSPKKDYLNSKSGLITCMKTVGRHSLYNHNGRYTRLRPYVRDFLEQVCQKFELYVYTKGERWYAKEVVRLIDPKSVYFKNKVISKDDSTVRNRKNLDVVLGANATNTVIIDDTESVWKEHKDNIIRINKFNYFSSRNGGGYRLNMDNDELDEDDGALKRILEVLQRVHDKFFEEFPAKNDVRPVLKADIIIWTSLLLGSGELLQ, encoded by the exons ATGGCTCCAATCAAGTTGGTGATTAAGTTGAATGGTCGACCAATTTGTAAGCGAAAATTAGAGATTGAAGATCATAATGGGCTACAAGAGGAGAAATCATCTAAAAAGGTACGTCTTCTTGATTCTGGAAACAAGGTTTATGTGATTAAGATGAATGGTCGGCCAATTTGTAAGCGAAAATTAGAGATTGATGATCGTAATGGGATACAAGAAGAGAAATCACCGAAAAAG GACTATCTCAATAGTAAATCAGGGTTAATTACATGCATGAAGACTGTTGGGAGACATAGCTTATACAACCACAACGGAAGGTATACAAGGTTAAGGCCTTATGTGCGAGATTTTCTTGAACAAGTATGCCAGAAATTCGAGCTTTACGTTTATACCAAGGGAGAACGGTGGTACGCTAAAGAGGTGGTTAGATTGATTGATCCTAAAAGTGTTTATTTTAAGAACAAAGTGATTTCGAAAGATGATTCTACTGTCAGAAATCGAAAAAATCTAGACGTGGTTTTGGGAGCAAATGCAACTAACACGGTAATTATCGACGATACGGAGTCAGTCTGGAAAGAGCACAAAGATAACATAATTCGCATCaacaaatttaattatttttcatcaagaAACGGCGGTGGATATCGGTTAAACATGGATAATGATGAGTTGGATGAAGACGACGGTGCCCTCAAAAGAATCTTAGAAGTTCTGCAGCGTGTTCATGATAAGTTCTTTGAAGAGTTCCCAGCCAAGAATGATGTTAGACCAGTGTTGAAAGCG GATATTATCATATGGACTTCTTTGCTTCTGGGTTCTGGGGAGCTGCTACAATAG